In Hylaeus volcanicus isolate JK05 chromosome 9, UHH_iyHylVolc1.0_haploid, whole genome shotgun sequence, the following proteins share a genomic window:
- the LOC128881927 gene encoding coiled-coil domain-containing protein 39-like isoform X3, whose amino-acid sequence MKLKKSLSAKLESTEERLRMMKNRISNLKVERDINQKLLTTHSTQLETENHHYRLSCNTETSLRREAQDFQKEWKKVNEAVSGVMKELEKLTKKIESSKKVVEYDEQSLRELEEKLNQNENNNQLIEQYMKEDAKEYKELELRRQKLSTELQTYQEAIIKRTNEAKEMEIILDRTSRLYDQALADYRQMFNQWKESVIMLQQRNNDIKSVLRNTETLRETLENEKSVLEESENFLKEQTENNKQAEQSIKVLEKKLFDMREEQCKLKETFDVYENQLAIQKNVAKELTERVEQVRVDTKRKETETRIKYAKIEKLEKQVIELTGKLEAIDSQKLNIEEKAKELESIIEEHEKKKVALIKEVNQLQAANLHITNEAKQLENESKVLKTQYENECKKSEHLDKLYAKHEKELEEKKQRLYQVEFEVQKAEMKLDRLRGHEQDKGEAERKQQKIEELQSTLNEKMDMSKLLQKQIASLEYDMRKISNSMASNKNQLEYLRNKRQDLVLLMDAGEKRLKSAQNRFEEKQVEESILRLKVSQMEKMVSNLGDNVYDLKRYRLELEAAIRERKAEISVQKDSLVVQKRVAANECSELRNAISERKIRIKQLQTRYENGAAILGTKEDGTPINTTHLKIQNAQERYLLQEQGDKLDETIRKAEHEIQAMENTLRLINVCNDKYKTTLTEDEQDKDKVEEHRKLDRELQNARQSLKEKQDEFRSLTNDLQRMQNDYAQILKDIDEARETKENKDQYLTELKQQIHDQEEKISRADKNLRNAQKDIQQMFLTTGNETVLIQEKEVELREIQEQNSIVLQDIAEFTINHVEAEAYIKKLLAAKNIELPPVPLPDQSPTSSQCPSTKRSVDHLPKTYRKTVAVTSRESIGNIVNIEPEFQSKPTITRDSLVNCNTLVRLLLLFQRSRRRLR is encoded by the exons ATGAAGCTGAAAAAGAGTTTAAGTGCAAAACTGGAGTCTACGGAAGAACGACTGAGAATGATGAAGAACCGTATTTCGAATTTGAAAGTGGAGCGAGATATAAATCAGAAACTCTTAACTACTCATTCGACTCAACTTGAAACAGAGAATCATCATTATAGACTCAGTTGCAACACCGAAACGAGCCTACGTCGAGAGGCGCAAGATTTCCAAAAGGAATGGAAGAAAGTTAACGAGGCAGTATCTGGGGTCATGAAAGAATTGGAGAAACTGACTAAAAAGATAGAATCCTCTAAAAAAGTGGTTGAATACGACGAACAGAGTCTACGCGAGTTGGAGGAAAAGTTAAACCAAAACGAGAACAATAATCAATTGATCGAGCAATACATGAAAGAGGATGCGAAGGAGTATAAG GAACTGGAGCTACGAAGACAGAAACTTAGCACAGAGTTGCAGACTTATCAAGAGGCAATTATTAAGAGAACTAACGAAgcgaaagaaatggaaattatCCTTGATAGAACGAGTAGATTGTACGACCAAGCATTAGCAGATTATCGACAAATGTTCAATCAATGGAAGGAGAGCGTAATCATGTTGCAGCAAAGAAATAATGATATCAAAAGTGTTCTTCGA AATACTGAAACATTGCGAGAGACTttagaaaatgagaaaagcgTACTGGAGGAAtcagaaaactttttaaaggAGCAAACCGAGAATAACAAACAAGCGGAACAATCGATTAAAGTGTTGGAGAAGAAGCTTTTCGACATGAGAGAGGAACAATGCAAACTGAAGGAAACGTTTGATGTGTACGAAAACCAG cTTGCGATACAGAAGAACGTTGCAAAAGAGTTGACTGAACGTGTGGAACAAGTGCGAGTTGACACAAAACGGAAAGAGACAGAAACACGGATCAAGTATGCGAAAATAGAGAAGCTAGAGAAACAAGTGATCGAATTAACTGGAAAGTTGGAAGCCATCGATAGTCAAAAGTTGAATATCGAAGAGAAGGCGAAGGAACTGGAAAGCATAATTGAG GAACacgagaagaagaaagtaGCGTTGATCAAGGAAGTCAATCAACTCCAAGCTGCGAACTTACATATCACAAATGAAGCAAAGCAACTAGAGAACGAGAGCAAAGTTTTGAAGACGCAGTACGAAAACGAATGTAAAAAGTCGGAACATTTGGATAAATTGTACGCCAAGCATGAGAAAGAGTTggaggaaaagaaacaacGATTGTACCAAGTGGAATTCGAGGTGCAAAAGgctgaaatgaaattggaCAGATTGAGAGGGCACGAGCAGGACAAGGGTGAAGCAGAAAGGAAACAGCAAAAGATAGAGGAGCTGCAGAGcactttaaacgaaaaaatggaCATGtcaaagttattgcaaaaacAAATTGCAAGCTTAGAG TACGACatgagaaaaatatcgaacagCATGGCAAGCAACAAGAATCAATTAGagtatttaagaaacaaaaggCAAGATCTAGTTCTTCTCATGGATGCAGGAGAGAAACGACTCAAGTCTGCCCAAAATCGTTTCGAAGAGAAACAAGTGGAAGAAAGTATCTTACGACTCAAGGTTTCGCAGATGGAAAAGATGGTTTCTAATCTTGGGGATAATGTTTATGATTTGAAAAGATATCGGCTAGAATTGGAAGCT GCGATACGGGAACGCAAGGCTGAGATCTCCGTGCAGAAGGATTCCCTTGTAGTTCAGAAAAGGGTTGCTGCCAACGAATGCTCGGAGTTAAGAAACGCTATTTCGGAAAGGAAAATACGAATCAAACAATTGCAGACAAGATACGAAAACGGGGCAGCTATATTAGGCACCAAAGAGGACGGCACGCCCATAAATACGACCCATTTGAAGATCCAGAATGCGCAGGAGAGGTACCTTTTGCAAGAACAAGGTGACAAACTGGATGAAACGATCAGGAAAGCGGAGCACGAGATACAAGCCATGGAAAATACGCTACGGTTGATAAATGTCTGCAACGACAAATACAAGACGACATTAACAGAGGATGAACAAGATAAAGATAAAGTAGAAGAACACAGGAAATTGGACCGAGAGCTACAGAATGCGAGACAGAgtctaaaagaaaaacaggatGAATTCCGATCCTTAACGAACGATTTACAGAGAATGCAAAACGATTACGCCCAAATTCTTAAAGATATAGACGAGGCtcgagaaacgaaagaaaataaagatcaATATTTAACGGAGCTGAAACAGCAAATCCACGACCAGGAAGAAAAGATATCGAGAGCTgacaaaaatttgagaaacgctCAGAAAGATAttcaacaaatgtttttaactACGGGAAACGAAACGGTATTGATACAAGAG AAAGAAGTAGAACTACGGGAAATCCAAGAACAAAATTCCATCGTCTTGCAAGACATCGcagaatttacaattaatcacGTGGAAGCTGAAGCTTACATAAAAAAGCTTCTGGCAGCTAAAAACATAGAGCTACCTCCCGTTCCGTTACCCGATCAATCGCCAACGTCCAGTCAATGTCCCAGTACTAAACGCTCGGTGGATCATTTGCCAAAGACGTATCGCAAGACCGTCGCGGTAACGTCCAGAGAAAGTATCGGAAATATCGTCAACATAGAACCTGAATTTCAAAGTAAGCCCACAATTACGCGCGATAGTTTAGTTAATTGCAACACGCTCGTACGacttttacttttgtttcaGCGATCTCGACGAAGGCTTCGGTGA
- the LOC128881933 gene encoding innexin inx1, which translates to MYKLLGGLGQYLKWQEVTTDSMVFRLHNHFTTVLLFTCSMVITAAQYVGNPISCIVKDLPKHPINTYCWITSTFTMPDAFNRQVGVEVAHPGVANDFGDVDARKYYTYYQWVCFVLFFQAVMCYVPQWLWNMWEGGLANALVMGMNHGLDREANIHQKKCVLMDYIINHKQTHSMYVYRYFGCEFLCLLNIFFQMYLMNRFFDGEFISYGLRVLQFSDAPQEERIDPMVYVFPRVTKCIFHKYGASGTIQTHDSLCILPLNIVNEKTYIFIWFWFAILSVLLLGLVVYRAAIIFAPIIRPRLLHVSSRLLSIETCNSISKKTDLGDWWLLYVLSSNMNSRIYRDFLQELTKKMSDTQSVAP; encoded by the exons atgTACAAGCTACTGGGGGGTCTCGGTCAGTACCTGAAGTGGCAAGAAGTCACCACCGACTCGATGGTGTTCAGATTGCACAATCACTTCACCACGGTGCTACTCTTCACGTGTTCCATGGTGATCACAGCCGCGCAGTACGTCGGCAATCCGATCTCTTGTATCGTTAAGGATCTACCAAAGCACCCTATCAACACCTACTGCTGGATCACGTCCACGTTCACCATGCCAGACGCGTTCAATCGACAG GTTGGCGTGGAGGTGGCTCATCCTGGAGTGGCGAACGACTTCGGCGACGTAGAcgccaggaaatactacacgTACTACCAGTGGGTGTGCTTCGTGTTATTCTTCCAG GCGGTGATGTGCTACGTCCCGCAGTGGTTGTGGAACATGTGGGAGGGTGGTTTGGCGAACGCGTTAGTTATGGGTATGAATCATGGCCTGGATCGCGAGGCGAACATCCACCAGAAGAAGTGCGTGTTAATGGACTACATCATAAATCATAAACAG ACTCACAGTATGTACGTGTACCGATACTTCGGCTGCGAATTCCTGTGCCTGTTGAACATCTTCTTCCAAATGTACCTGATGAATCGGTTCTTCGACGGCGAGTTCATCAGCTACGGTCTGCGCGTGCTCCAATTCTCGGACGCCCCCCAAGAAGAGCGCATCGACCCCATGGTCTACGTGTTCCCTCGCGTCACCAAGTGCATCTTCCACAAATACGGTGCCTCGGGGACGATACAAACCCACGACTCCCTCTGTATCCTACCGCTGAACATCGTCAACGAGAAGACCTACATCTTCATCTGGTTCTGGTTCGCCATTCTCTCCGTCCTGCTACTGGGATTGGTGGTCTACAGGGCCGCCATCATCTTCGCACCGATCATCAGACCGAGACTGCTGCACGTGTCCTCGCGGCTGCTGTCCATCGAGACCTGCAACAGCATCAGCAAGAAAACCGACCTCGGCGACTGGTGGCTCCTCTACGTCCTCTCGTCCAACATGAACTCGCGGATCTACAGAGACTTCTTGCAAGAGCTCACCAAGAAGATGAGCGACACGCAATCCGTTGCTCCGTAG
- the LOC128881927 gene encoding coiled-coil domain-containing protein 39-like isoform X1 codes for MAMNNNIDTILSELGWNDGFRIPIANEENRKLEEEIERKMKLKKSLSAKLESTEERLRMMKNRISNLKVERDINQKLLTTHSTQLETENHHYRLSCNTETSLRREAQDFQKEWKKVNEAVSGVMKELEKLTKKIESSKKVVEYDEQSLRELEEKLNQNENNNQLIEQYMKEDAKEYKELELRRQKLSTELQTYQEAIIKRTNEAKEMEIILDRTSRLYDQALADYRQMFNQWKESVIMLQQRNNDIKSVLRNTETLRETLENEKSVLEESENFLKEQTENNKQAEQSIKVLEKKLFDMREEQCKLKETFDVYENQLAIQKNVAKELTERVEQVRVDTKRKETETRIKYAKIEKLEKQVIELTGKLEAIDSQKLNIEEKAKELESIIEEHEKKKVALIKEVNQLQAANLHITNEAKQLENESKVLKTQYENECKKSEHLDKLYAKHEKELEEKKQRLYQVEFEVQKAEMKLDRLRGHEQDKGEAERKQQKIEELQSTLNEKMDMSKLLQKQIASLEYDMRKISNSMASNKNQLEYLRNKRQDLVLLMDAGEKRLKSAQNRFEEKQVEESILRLKVSQMEKMVSNLGDNVYDLKRYRLELEAAIRERKAEISVQKDSLVVQKRVAANECSELRNAISERKIRIKQLQTRYENGAAILGTKEDGTPINTTHLKIQNAQERYLLQEQGDKLDETIRKAEHEIQAMENTLRLINVCNDKYKTTLTEDEQDKDKVEEHRKLDRELQNARQSLKEKQDEFRSLTNDLQRMQNDYAQILKDIDEARETKENKDQYLTELKQQIHDQEEKISRADKNLRNAQKDIQQMFLTTGNETVLIQEKEVELREIQEQNSIVLQDIAEFTINHVEAEAYIKKLLAAKNIELPPVPLPDQSPTSSQCPSTKRSVDHLPKTYRKTVAVTSRESIGNIVNIEPEFQSKPTITRDSLVNCNTLVRLLLLFQRSRRRLR; via the exons ATGGCCATGAATAACAATATAGACACAATTTTGAGCGAGTTAGGGTGGAATGATGGATTTCGAATACCAATAGCGAATGAGGAGAACCGAAAACTGGAGGAAGAA aTTGAGAGGAAAATGAAGCTGAAAAAGAGTTTAAGTGCAAAACTGGAGTCTACGGAAGAACGACTGAGAATGATGAAGAACCGTATTTCGAATTTGAAAGTGGAGCGAGATATAAATCAGAAACTCTTAACTACTCATTCGACTCAACTTGAAACAGAGAATCATCATTATAGACTCAGTTGCAACACCGAAACGAGCCTACGTCGAGAGGCGCAAGATTTCCAAAAGGAATGGAAGAAAGTTAACGAGGCAGTATCTGGGGTCATGAAAGAATTGGAGAAACTGACTAAAAAGATAGAATCCTCTAAAAAAGTGGTTGAATACGACGAACAGAGTCTACGCGAGTTGGAGGAAAAGTTAAACCAAAACGAGAACAATAATCAATTGATCGAGCAATACATGAAAGAGGATGCGAAGGAGTATAAG GAACTGGAGCTACGAAGACAGAAACTTAGCACAGAGTTGCAGACTTATCAAGAGGCAATTATTAAGAGAACTAACGAAgcgaaagaaatggaaattatCCTTGATAGAACGAGTAGATTGTACGACCAAGCATTAGCAGATTATCGACAAATGTTCAATCAATGGAAGGAGAGCGTAATCATGTTGCAGCAAAGAAATAATGATATCAAAAGTGTTCTTCGA AATACTGAAACATTGCGAGAGACTttagaaaatgagaaaagcgTACTGGAGGAAtcagaaaactttttaaaggAGCAAACCGAGAATAACAAACAAGCGGAACAATCGATTAAAGTGTTGGAGAAGAAGCTTTTCGACATGAGAGAGGAACAATGCAAACTGAAGGAAACGTTTGATGTGTACGAAAACCAG cTTGCGATACAGAAGAACGTTGCAAAAGAGTTGACTGAACGTGTGGAACAAGTGCGAGTTGACACAAAACGGAAAGAGACAGAAACACGGATCAAGTATGCGAAAATAGAGAAGCTAGAGAAACAAGTGATCGAATTAACTGGAAAGTTGGAAGCCATCGATAGTCAAAAGTTGAATATCGAAGAGAAGGCGAAGGAACTGGAAAGCATAATTGAG GAACacgagaagaagaaagtaGCGTTGATCAAGGAAGTCAATCAACTCCAAGCTGCGAACTTACATATCACAAATGAAGCAAAGCAACTAGAGAACGAGAGCAAAGTTTTGAAGACGCAGTACGAAAACGAATGTAAAAAGTCGGAACATTTGGATAAATTGTACGCCAAGCATGAGAAAGAGTTggaggaaaagaaacaacGATTGTACCAAGTGGAATTCGAGGTGCAAAAGgctgaaatgaaattggaCAGATTGAGAGGGCACGAGCAGGACAAGGGTGAAGCAGAAAGGAAACAGCAAAAGATAGAGGAGCTGCAGAGcactttaaacgaaaaaatggaCATGtcaaagttattgcaaaaacAAATTGCAAGCTTAGAG TACGACatgagaaaaatatcgaacagCATGGCAAGCAACAAGAATCAATTAGagtatttaagaaacaaaaggCAAGATCTAGTTCTTCTCATGGATGCAGGAGAGAAACGACTCAAGTCTGCCCAAAATCGTTTCGAAGAGAAACAAGTGGAAGAAAGTATCTTACGACTCAAGGTTTCGCAGATGGAAAAGATGGTTTCTAATCTTGGGGATAATGTTTATGATTTGAAAAGATATCGGCTAGAATTGGAAGCT GCGATACGGGAACGCAAGGCTGAGATCTCCGTGCAGAAGGATTCCCTTGTAGTTCAGAAAAGGGTTGCTGCCAACGAATGCTCGGAGTTAAGAAACGCTATTTCGGAAAGGAAAATACGAATCAAACAATTGCAGACAAGATACGAAAACGGGGCAGCTATATTAGGCACCAAAGAGGACGGCACGCCCATAAATACGACCCATTTGAAGATCCAGAATGCGCAGGAGAGGTACCTTTTGCAAGAACAAGGTGACAAACTGGATGAAACGATCAGGAAAGCGGAGCACGAGATACAAGCCATGGAAAATACGCTACGGTTGATAAATGTCTGCAACGACAAATACAAGACGACATTAACAGAGGATGAACAAGATAAAGATAAAGTAGAAGAACACAGGAAATTGGACCGAGAGCTACAGAATGCGAGACAGAgtctaaaagaaaaacaggatGAATTCCGATCCTTAACGAACGATTTACAGAGAATGCAAAACGATTACGCCCAAATTCTTAAAGATATAGACGAGGCtcgagaaacgaaagaaaataaagatcaATATTTAACGGAGCTGAAACAGCAAATCCACGACCAGGAAGAAAAGATATCGAGAGCTgacaaaaatttgagaaacgctCAGAAAGATAttcaacaaatgtttttaactACGGGAAACGAAACGGTATTGATACAAGAG AAAGAAGTAGAACTACGGGAAATCCAAGAACAAAATTCCATCGTCTTGCAAGACATCGcagaatttacaattaatcacGTGGAAGCTGAAGCTTACATAAAAAAGCTTCTGGCAGCTAAAAACATAGAGCTACCTCCCGTTCCGTTACCCGATCAATCGCCAACGTCCAGTCAATGTCCCAGTACTAAACGCTCGGTGGATCATTTGCCAAAGACGTATCGCAAGACCGTCGCGGTAACGTCCAGAGAAAGTATCGGAAATATCGTCAACATAGAACCTGAATTTCAAAGTAAGCCCACAATTACGCGCGATAGTTTAGTTAATTGCAACACGCTCGTACGacttttacttttgtttcaGCGATCTCGACGAAGGCTTCGGTGA
- the LOC128881927 gene encoding coiled-coil domain-containing protein 39-like isoform X2: MAMNNNIDTILSELGWNDGFRIPIANEENRKLEEEIERKMKLKKSLSAKLESTEERLRMMKNRISNLKVERDINQKLLTTHSTQLETENHHYRLSCNTETSLRREAQDFQKEWKKVNEAVSGVMKELEKLTKKIESSKKVVEYDEQSLRELEEKLNQNENNNQLIEQYMKEDAKEYKELELRRQKLSTELQTYQEAIIKRTNEAKEMEIILDRTSRLYDQALADYRQMFNQWKESVIMLQQRNNDIKSVLRNTETLRETLENEKSVLEESENFLKEQTENNKQAEQSIKVLEKKLFDMREEQCKLKETFDVYENQLAIQKNVAKELTERVEQVRVDTKRKETETRIKYAKIEKLEKQVIELTGKLEAIDSQKLNIEEKAKELESIIEEHEKKKVALIKEVNQLQAANLHITNEAKQLENESKVLKTQYENECKKSEHLDKLYAKHEKELEEKKQRLYQVEFEVQKAEMKLDRLRGHEQDKGEAERKQQKIEELQSTLNEKMDMSKLLQKQIASLEYDMRKISNSMASNKNQLEYLRNKRQDLVLLMDAGEKRLKSAQNRFEEKQVEESILRLKVSQMEKMVSNLGDNVYDLKRYRLELEAAIRERKAEISVQKDSLVVQKRVAANECSELRNAISERKIRIKQLQTRYENGAAILGTKEDGTPINTTHLKIQNAQERYLLQEQGDKLDETIRKAEHEIQAMENTLRLINVCNDKYKTTLTEDEQDKDKVEEHRKLDRELQNARQSLKEKQDEFRSLTNDLQRMQNDYAQILKDIDEARETKENKDQYLTELKQQIHDQEEKISRADKNLRNAQKDIQQMFLTTGNETVLIQEKEVELREIQEQNSIVLQDIAEFTINHVEAEAYIKKLLAAKNIELPPVPLPDQSPTSSQCPSTKRSVDHLPKTYRKTVAVTSRESIGNIVNIEPEFQTISTKASVRSIVRHEQKSVKVQK; the protein is encoded by the exons ATGGCCATGAATAACAATATAGACACAATTTTGAGCGAGTTAGGGTGGAATGATGGATTTCGAATACCAATAGCGAATGAGGAGAACCGAAAACTGGAGGAAGAA aTTGAGAGGAAAATGAAGCTGAAAAAGAGTTTAAGTGCAAAACTGGAGTCTACGGAAGAACGACTGAGAATGATGAAGAACCGTATTTCGAATTTGAAAGTGGAGCGAGATATAAATCAGAAACTCTTAACTACTCATTCGACTCAACTTGAAACAGAGAATCATCATTATAGACTCAGTTGCAACACCGAAACGAGCCTACGTCGAGAGGCGCAAGATTTCCAAAAGGAATGGAAGAAAGTTAACGAGGCAGTATCTGGGGTCATGAAAGAATTGGAGAAACTGACTAAAAAGATAGAATCCTCTAAAAAAGTGGTTGAATACGACGAACAGAGTCTACGCGAGTTGGAGGAAAAGTTAAACCAAAACGAGAACAATAATCAATTGATCGAGCAATACATGAAAGAGGATGCGAAGGAGTATAAG GAACTGGAGCTACGAAGACAGAAACTTAGCACAGAGTTGCAGACTTATCAAGAGGCAATTATTAAGAGAACTAACGAAgcgaaagaaatggaaattatCCTTGATAGAACGAGTAGATTGTACGACCAAGCATTAGCAGATTATCGACAAATGTTCAATCAATGGAAGGAGAGCGTAATCATGTTGCAGCAAAGAAATAATGATATCAAAAGTGTTCTTCGA AATACTGAAACATTGCGAGAGACTttagaaaatgagaaaagcgTACTGGAGGAAtcagaaaactttttaaaggAGCAAACCGAGAATAACAAACAAGCGGAACAATCGATTAAAGTGTTGGAGAAGAAGCTTTTCGACATGAGAGAGGAACAATGCAAACTGAAGGAAACGTTTGATGTGTACGAAAACCAG cTTGCGATACAGAAGAACGTTGCAAAAGAGTTGACTGAACGTGTGGAACAAGTGCGAGTTGACACAAAACGGAAAGAGACAGAAACACGGATCAAGTATGCGAAAATAGAGAAGCTAGAGAAACAAGTGATCGAATTAACTGGAAAGTTGGAAGCCATCGATAGTCAAAAGTTGAATATCGAAGAGAAGGCGAAGGAACTGGAAAGCATAATTGAG GAACacgagaagaagaaagtaGCGTTGATCAAGGAAGTCAATCAACTCCAAGCTGCGAACTTACATATCACAAATGAAGCAAAGCAACTAGAGAACGAGAGCAAAGTTTTGAAGACGCAGTACGAAAACGAATGTAAAAAGTCGGAACATTTGGATAAATTGTACGCCAAGCATGAGAAAGAGTTggaggaaaagaaacaacGATTGTACCAAGTGGAATTCGAGGTGCAAAAGgctgaaatgaaattggaCAGATTGAGAGGGCACGAGCAGGACAAGGGTGAAGCAGAAAGGAAACAGCAAAAGATAGAGGAGCTGCAGAGcactttaaacgaaaaaatggaCATGtcaaagttattgcaaaaacAAATTGCAAGCTTAGAG TACGACatgagaaaaatatcgaacagCATGGCAAGCAACAAGAATCAATTAGagtatttaagaaacaaaaggCAAGATCTAGTTCTTCTCATGGATGCAGGAGAGAAACGACTCAAGTCTGCCCAAAATCGTTTCGAAGAGAAACAAGTGGAAGAAAGTATCTTACGACTCAAGGTTTCGCAGATGGAAAAGATGGTTTCTAATCTTGGGGATAATGTTTATGATTTGAAAAGATATCGGCTAGAATTGGAAGCT GCGATACGGGAACGCAAGGCTGAGATCTCCGTGCAGAAGGATTCCCTTGTAGTTCAGAAAAGGGTTGCTGCCAACGAATGCTCGGAGTTAAGAAACGCTATTTCGGAAAGGAAAATACGAATCAAACAATTGCAGACAAGATACGAAAACGGGGCAGCTATATTAGGCACCAAAGAGGACGGCACGCCCATAAATACGACCCATTTGAAGATCCAGAATGCGCAGGAGAGGTACCTTTTGCAAGAACAAGGTGACAAACTGGATGAAACGATCAGGAAAGCGGAGCACGAGATACAAGCCATGGAAAATACGCTACGGTTGATAAATGTCTGCAACGACAAATACAAGACGACATTAACAGAGGATGAACAAGATAAAGATAAAGTAGAAGAACACAGGAAATTGGACCGAGAGCTACAGAATGCGAGACAGAgtctaaaagaaaaacaggatGAATTCCGATCCTTAACGAACGATTTACAGAGAATGCAAAACGATTACGCCCAAATTCTTAAAGATATAGACGAGGCtcgagaaacgaaagaaaataaagatcaATATTTAACGGAGCTGAAACAGCAAATCCACGACCAGGAAGAAAAGATATCGAGAGCTgacaaaaatttgagaaacgctCAGAAAGATAttcaacaaatgtttttaactACGGGAAACGAAACGGTATTGATACAAGAG AAAGAAGTAGAACTACGGGAAATCCAAGAACAAAATTCCATCGTCTTGCAAGACATCGcagaatttacaattaatcacGTGGAAGCTGAAGCTTACATAAAAAAGCTTCTGGCAGCTAAAAACATAGAGCTACCTCCCGTTCCGTTACCCGATCAATCGCCAACGTCCAGTCAATGTCCCAGTACTAAACGCTCGGTGGATCATTTGCCAAAGACGTATCGCAAGACCGTCGCGGTAACGTCCAGAGAAAGTATCGGAAATATCGTCAACATAGAACCTGAATTTCAAA CGATCTCGACGAAGGCTTCGGTGAGAAGTATCGTCAGACATGAACAAAAGTCTGTAAAAGTACAGAAATAA